A genomic window from Corallincola holothuriorum includes:
- a CDS encoding DUF3080 family protein — MSCSKISPADEALYQNHIRLNRLLGDEHLELTPPLISAVSPLPSAADKTPPLKEIRYSMTEIWQYRECGLTLRMGERNSILGKVMTASQQLIYETQLLSTLELCLKQQQSNEQIKWLKTLRETKQQQLASVWQKVLWSDPIIRGLFKPPSQRHLPRRGRSTAIEGLSRLNEQMHQTITFAQQLDQSFEQILYQLQGNHYLGQLAIDSENTLAWLAITNALLRVKLPEVTCIDNKPSPAAKRLKGYLRGYYATTVQPVVSQLLRELQEVKPLLRPLYGDTEVSNTIGLLTSDDGYYQRIKTAAKHQQQTWQKLFHRCGLSLQP, encoded by the coding sequence TTGAGCTGCAGCAAAATTTCGCCCGCCGACGAGGCTCTTTATCAAAACCATATTCGCCTCAACCGGTTACTAGGAGATGAGCACCTAGAGCTAACCCCTCCCTTAATCTCCGCCGTTTCTCCCCTTCCATCCGCTGCGGACAAGACGCCCCCGTTAAAAGAGATCCGCTACAGCATGACAGAGATCTGGCAGTACAGAGAATGTGGCTTAACACTACGCATGGGAGAGCGAAATAGCATTTTAGGGAAAGTAATGACGGCGTCTCAACAACTGATTTATGAGACACAACTGCTCTCAACCTTGGAGCTATGCCTTAAACAGCAGCAAAGCAATGAGCAAATAAAATGGTTAAAAACGCTGAGAGAAACCAAACAGCAACAGCTCGCCAGTGTATGGCAAAAGGTACTGTGGAGTGATCCAATAATTCGCGGCCTATTTAAACCGCCAAGCCAGCGTCACTTGCCCCGCCGCGGCCGTTCCACTGCTATCGAAGGTCTCTCCCGGCTAAACGAACAGATGCATCAAACAATAACGTTTGCCCAGCAACTAGATCAATCTTTTGAACAAATACTGTACCAGCTCCAAGGCAATCACTATCTGGGGCAGCTAGCTATAGACAGCGAGAACACCCTTGCTTGGCTCGCCATCACCAATGCGTTATTACGAGTTAAGCTACCCGAAGTCACTTGTATAGACAACAAACCAAGCCCCGCTGCGAAAAGGCTTAAGGGGTATTTGCGTGGTTACTATGCAACCACCGTACAACCAGTAGTCTCGCAATTATTACGAGAACTGCAGGAGGTGAAGCCGTTGCTACGTCCACTGTATGGTGACACTGAGGTGAGCAACACTATAGGTTTATTGACCAGTGATGACGGTTACTATCAACGTATCAAAACAGCCGCTAAACACCAGCAGCAAACTTGGCAAAAGTTATTTCATCGCTGCGGGCTCAGCTTACAACCATAG
- a CDS encoding MATE family efflux transporter produces MKVISAKFTREIRQILRLCLPIFAANLATTVMSFIDTTMAGTVSPTDLAAVAVATSIWLPVLLLVQGLIMALSPITAHYYGAQAQHKIANAVWQTGYLGLAMVAILLLCSPVVPIIIESMVDDPHLAELTLGYLKGIVWSAPAFVVFQVLRNMSEGMDFTRPIMLIGLLGLILNVPANYVFIYGKFGLPALGGAGCGWATAIVNWCMMLGMMLYVRRHPHYKKVSLVEVIPALHWHQIRSLLRLGIPISLSLFFEVSLFAVVALLVAPLGAAHVAGHQVAINFSSMIFMIPLSIGMAVTIRVGINLGAKRSEDALYSVKSGIAFGLLIALVTAVATVVLRNLIADVYTDDNHVIDLAASLLLLAAIYQLPDTVQAIGAGALRGYKDSKAIFIITLAAYWGIGLPIGYILGMTDIMVPAMGAKGFWIGFIAGLSSAAILFGLRLNQYRVKSHWQKR; encoded by the coding sequence ATGAAAGTAATCAGCGCTAAGTTTACGCGCGAAATAAGGCAGATCCTACGCCTATGTCTGCCGATATTTGCCGCCAACCTCGCCACTACGGTCATGTCATTTATAGACACGACGATGGCAGGTACAGTGTCTCCGACAGATCTCGCAGCTGTTGCCGTCGCAACAAGCATCTGGCTACCGGTGCTATTGCTGGTTCAAGGCTTAATTATGGCGCTGTCACCTATCACTGCACACTACTATGGTGCACAAGCGCAGCACAAAATAGCCAATGCTGTTTGGCAAACAGGCTACCTTGGGCTGGCCATGGTTGCCATACTTCTGCTCTGCTCACCCGTAGTGCCAATCATTATTGAAAGCATGGTTGATGATCCCCATTTGGCTGAGCTTACTCTTGGCTACCTCAAAGGAATTGTCTGGTCGGCACCCGCATTTGTTGTATTCCAAGTACTACGAAACATGTCTGAGGGGATGGACTTTACGCGCCCCATCATGCTGATTGGGTTACTAGGACTGATCCTTAACGTGCCAGCTAACTATGTCTTTATCTACGGTAAGTTTGGTCTGCCAGCGCTTGGGGGCGCAGGCTGTGGTTGGGCAACGGCCATTGTTAACTGGTGCATGATGCTAGGGATGATGCTGTATGTTCGCAGGCATCCGCATTACAAGAAAGTGTCATTAGTCGAAGTCATACCGGCATTGCACTGGCACCAGATCCGCAGCCTTTTAAGGCTCGGCATTCCAATCTCATTGAGTCTGTTTTTTGAAGTCTCATTGTTTGCTGTGGTTGCTCTGCTGGTTGCCCCATTAGGAGCAGCTCATGTAGCCGGACATCAAGTAGCGATCAACTTTAGTTCGATGATATTTATGATCCCGCTGTCAATTGGCATGGCTGTCACGATACGTGTTGGTATAAATCTAGGCGCAAAACGATCCGAAGATGCGCTTTATTCCGTAAAAAGTGGCATCGCCTTTGGCCTACTAATAGCTTTAGTCACTGCCGTTGCGACTGTAGTCCTAAGAAACCTGATCGCAGATGTCTACACTGACGACAATCATGTCATTGACTTGGCAGCGTCCCTGTTGTTACTTGCCGCGATCTATCAATTACCGGATACAGTTCAAGCAATAGGCGCAGGTGCTCTGCGCGGTTATAAGGACAGTAAGGCGATATTTATCATCACACTCGCCGCCTATTGGGGCATCGGTTTACCGATCGGCTACATCTTGGGTATGACAGACATAATGGTACCTGCGATGGGGGCGAAAGGATTCTGGATCGGCTTTATTGCAGGCCTTAGCTCCGCGGCGATTTTGTTTGGCCTACGTCTGAATCAATATCGAGTTAAAAGCCATTGGCAAAAGCGATAG
- a CDS encoding riboflavin synthase subunit alpha, with the protein MFTGIVQCSARVSSFEHKANISRLTVMPPDTSYLQRLTTGASIAINGVCLTVVSFDSESVSFDLINETLQRSNLAQLTLGSFVNFERAAKWGDEIGGHLLSGHIQTQGVVEQVSECENQYDIEVSIAPEWHKYVLEKGYIAVDGISLTVGKLTERGFWLHIIPETLRLTTLGGKPVASGVNLEIDAQTQAVVDTVERMLMNTKNV; encoded by the coding sequence ATGTTTACAGGAATCGTGCAGTGTAGTGCAAGGGTCAGTAGTTTTGAACATAAAGCTAATATTAGCCGTTTGACGGTTATGCCGCCGGACACCTCTTATTTACAGCGTCTTACGACTGGTGCAAGCATCGCGATTAATGGTGTTTGCTTGACTGTGGTTAGCTTTGATAGTGAGTCCGTGAGCTTTGATCTGATCAACGAAACTCTGCAACGTTCTAATTTGGCTCAGCTAACCCTTGGTTCGTTTGTGAATTTTGAGCGAGCAGCAAAATGGGGTGACGAGATAGGTGGTCATCTTTTATCTGGGCATATCCAAACCCAAGGCGTTGTTGAACAAGTGAGCGAGTGTGAAAACCAATATGATATCGAAGTTAGTATCGCCCCTGAATGGCACAAGTATGTGCTGGAAAAAGGCTATATAGCTGTAGACGGAATTAGTCTTACTGTCGGTAAGCTGACGGAAAGAGGTTTCTGGTTGCACATTATCCCGGAGACGCTGCGGCTGACCACTTTAGGTGGTAAACCTGTTGCAAGCGGCGTTAATTTGGAGATCGATGCTCAGACGCAGGCTGTCGTTGATACGGTTGAAAGGATGCTGATGAACACCAAAAACGTTTAG
- a CDS encoding CPXCG motif-containing cysteine-rich protein — translation MDPLLKQQIECPHCGHHYTAEIDSTGGDEDYYEDCPACCCSIHITVGHSSADGTTTVAVDGDDEQLF, via the coding sequence ATGGATCCGCTACTAAAGCAACAAATTGAATGCCCCCACTGTGGTCATCACTACACCGCAGAAATAGACAGTACTGGCGGTGATGAAGACTACTATGAAGACTGTCCAGCCTGCTGTTGCAGTATTCATATCACGGTTGGCCATTCCTCTGCCGACGGCACAACCACGGTCGCAGTCGATGGTGACGACGAGCAGTTGTTTTAA
- the hxpB gene encoding hexitol phosphatase HxpB produces MTTNSASHQQSENYDAVIFDMDGVIVDSEPLWRAAEAQAFQSYGVPITEDMAYQTTGLRIDEVVSYWQQRFTFDTPSQVLQDAIMDRVITQIEQTAKPMAGVLPLMDRLSASGYPLAICSSSPMRLIDAVVQKFQIKDKFQALISAEHLDLGKPHPQVYLKGAEALEVVATRCIAIEDSINGVIAAKAARMTTFAVPEPSQASLVQFAIADAKFSSLVELNQAIEEWLPRLKA; encoded by the coding sequence ATGACGACCAATTCCGCCTCGCACCAACAGAGCGAAAACTATGATGCTGTCATTTTTGATATGGATGGCGTCATCGTTGATTCGGAGCCCTTATGGCGGGCTGCAGAAGCACAAGCATTTCAATCGTACGGCGTGCCCATAACCGAAGATATGGCCTATCAAACCACGGGGTTGCGGATCGACGAAGTGGTGTCTTATTGGCAGCAACGCTTCACTTTCGACACCCCTTCCCAGGTGTTACAGGATGCCATTATGGATCGGGTGATTACGCAGATAGAACAAACAGCCAAACCAATGGCAGGCGTATTGCCGCTGATGGATCGCTTATCTGCAAGCGGATATCCATTAGCTATCTGCAGCTCTTCACCAATGCGACTGATTGACGCAGTGGTGCAAAAATTTCAGATTAAAGATAAGTTCCAAGCGCTGATATCCGCGGAACATCTAGACCTAGGAAAACCGCACCCACAAGTGTATTTGAAGGGAGCTGAAGCATTAGAAGTCGTTGCCACCCGATGCATTGCAATAGAGGACTCCATCAACGGCGTCATCGCAGCCAAAGCGGCTCGAATGACAACCTTTGCCGTGCCTGAGCCAAGCCAAGCCTCACTGGTACAGTTCGCAATCGCAGATGCAAAATTCTCATCATTGGTTGAGCTGAATCAGGCAATCGAAGAGTGGCTTCCCCGACTTAAGGCATAA